The DNA window TGAGTAGCAGGGTCGCGGTGTCGCCCCAGCCGAGGTGCGCGGCGTCGGCGTCGGCGTCTTCGAGGCAGGCGGTGAGGGTGCGGACAGCGTTGTCGGACAGCACGGTGGTCTCCCATCTGGAGGGGTAGCAGTGAAGGGACCCCGCGGCCTGGGCGGCTGCGGGGTCCCTTCACGGGTCGGGGCTCGGAGAGGGAGGGCGGTCAGTGCTGCTGGCGAGCGCGGCTGCGCACGGTCGGGGTGCGGTGGGGCAGGTACTCGCGTACCCGGCCGGTGGTGACCTTGGCTTCGTACATGGCGCTGTCGGCCTGACTGAGCAACTGGCGGGGGCCGACGGCCGAGTGATGGCTGTGAGTGTGGGTATGGCCGACCGAGGCAGTCACGTGGAGGTCGCCGTTGACGACGCGGATCGAGTGGGCGGCGATGGCCTGCCAGGCGGCGTGAGCGGCGGCTTCGGTGGCCGCGCGGTCACCGGTGACGAGCAGCGCGAACTCGTCGCCGGACAGCCGGGCTGCGAGGATCGGACCGGCCAGGCTCGACAGCCGGCGACCGACGTGATTGAGCACGTCGTTGCCGGTTTCGTGATTGAGGGTGTCGTTGACGGTCTTGAAGTCGTTGAGGTCGAGCAGCACGACCCCGGTCGGGATGTTGTCGTTGAGGGCGGCGCGGAGGCGGTCGAGGAACAGCCGCCGGTTCGGCAGGCCGGTGACGTCGTCGTGGTGGGCCATCCAGCGGACCTTGGTCAGGATCCGCTGTTGCCGTGCGAGCACGGGGATGGCGAGGGCGAGGCCGGCGAGCACACCG is part of the Micromonospora sp. WMMD980 genome and encodes:
- a CDS encoding GGDEF domain-containing protein yields the protein MHHLATALGGVLAGLALAIPVLARQQRILTKVRWMAHHDDVTGLPNRRLFLDRLRAALNDNIPTGVVLLDLNDFKTVNDTLNHETGNDVLNHVGRRLSSLAGPILAARLSGDEFALLVTGDRAATEAAAHAAWQAIAAHSIRVVNGDLHVTASVGHTHTHSHHSAVGPRQLLSQADSAMYEAKVTTGRVREYLPHRTPTVRSRARQQH